AAGGGCGCAGTTTTGTCGAAACGCTATTAGGACACTATCGTCAACAACAGCAGGACGCAGCTAGCCACGCAACCGTGAATACAACAGCAACAACCGTGGTATCAACGGCTCTCCAAACAGAGCTACAGGAACTCACCACCCAGGTCGCTGCGATTCGAGCGGAACTTGAGCAGTTGCGCCAGCAGGACGGCTCTGCACCCCAGTAACCGGTCACCACTCCTTCAAGGCTTCAGTAATGCCCTGATGCAGTGCCGCAGATAGATTGACCGCTGCTAAGTGTGCTTGGAGTTGTTGATAAATAGTTTCGGGTGTGCCCACTTGCTTGAGGGCTGTAATGGTGTGTAACCTGACACCCAAATCTGCATCCGCGAGGAGTTGAATCAGGGGTTCCAACCCTTGAATGGCTCCCAATTGCCCCAAAGCCAGGGCTGCCAGCTGGCGAATCCTAGGGTGTTGGAAACTGGGGGTATTGGACTGTAAACCTGAGATCAAAATTGCGGCGGCTGCCGCCTTGAGATCAGGGGTCACTCGTCCCAGGATGTTGACAATTTCCTGAGACAGTAGGATCGATCTGTCTGACGGGTGATCCAGGGTGAGGCTGTGGCCTAAGGCTTCCAGAGCCTTAGCAGTGCCAATCCAGCCCAAGGCTCGGACAATTTCAATCTCAAGTTCGATGGTCGTCCCCACGGCCTTTAGCCGCTGCATCAGCATTGTCACAGCTGCACCCGTTCCCCAGCGCCCCAGGGCGATCGCTGCTTGACGAGCAACCTCTGGATCCATGTCCCAGAGCCGCTCCCCCCAGTATTTGCAACCGATCCAGGTGGGTTGCCAAGTATGGTCGTACCCCCAAGCCTTGAACCGCGACCTGCCTCACCGCCGCCGCCGCATCGCTGAGCGATCGCAACAATACCTCGGGAACCCGCGGGTCTTGTAAATAACTCAGGGCTTCAATGGCAAGGGTACGTACCGTGACATCCTCATCCTCAATGACGCTCAGTAAGGCCGGGATGGTTGCTGGCTGTCCCAGGTAGGCCAGCGATCGTACTCCTAAACAGCGAGTGCTGGGGTCTGCTAGTAAATCAGTCAATGCCGCGATCGCCTCGCTGCCAAAGGCAGCTAGTGACTGAGCGGCTACAACAGCAATTTCAGCCTGATCTTCCGCTACCCCCCGCCACAGTTTGCAGCAGATTTACCAGTGCCGTCAGAACAGCTGGATGCTGAAATTCTCCCAGAATCCGCACCACAAACCAGTGGCATTCCTCCTCCACTTCGGAATTCTGGAGTAGGGCAATTAACGGGTCGATGGCGATCTCCCCCAACCCTGGGAAAACCTTGACCACCTCCCAGCGGGCTTGAAAATCCCCCGCCGACAAAACCGCCAGAGCCAAGGTGAGTAGCTGGAACCGTTCCCCCTGCTCCGGTGGAGTGATCCCAGGAGTGCTGAGAACACAACCTTCTGTGTCCAGGCTTTGTTGCCGTAACCATTGACTCAAAAAAGCCCAATCCTGCCTCTCTAGAGCTGCCTGAGCTAGCTCAAACCCATTGCCGCGCGATCGCAAAATATGATCACCATCCCCAAAACCTCTAAGAAGATACTATCCCTGGGGCAGGAAGCAAGGCAAAAAACATCACAAATAATTGAGAAGTAGGGGGGGGATCTGCAATTCACTCCCACAGAAGGTCAAGAGTCCGGTAGAATCGAATTCCAGGCTCTGGGGGCGTGGCGGAATGGTAGACGCTACAGACTTAAAATCTGTTGATGGTAACATCGTGTGGGTTCAAGTCCCACCGCCCCCATATATTGCGGACATCAGGGATCGATAGACTGACTCCGGCCATCTCCCGAAAACCTTAGATCTACTGCAAGTACCGAGCAGAGAGGTTCAGCTCAATTACATTTTTGACGATCTCGACGAAACTCATCCACCGTGTCATCTCGATAGATAGCGGTGTCAGGGGTCATCAGCTAGGTCGCGATCGCACCGGATCCAGGGGATGGGGTTGGAGATGAAATTGGTGGCTGAAATCTGCGATGGCTGAAGCAGTATACTTTTCAAACATGTTCTGGAGAGATTGACCGGATCTGCACTGTCCCTATGGTGTTTTTGATTCCTGATATTGTTAAGGCTCAACAACCGATCACGCTGAGTGTGGTTGTTCCCGCTTGTAATAATCCCTTGTTTACCGAGCAATGCCTGAATGCCTTGGTGGATACCATGGCGCTCCTGGAACACTATGACCTCTGGGTAGAGCCAGAATATTTACTCATTGATGACCACTCTCAGGATGTGGCGATACAGCGGCTCTTTACCGACTTTCAGCAGGCTTATCCCGGTACTCGGTATTGGGATCTTCAACACAAGCATCACTACACGGGCGTGCTAGCACTGGGGTTGGATGAGGCCAGGGGCGATCGCATTTTGTTTCTCAGCAACGACATGATCCTGACCCCGACCTTTTTAGTGTCCACCCTGGTGGTATCCCTCCTGGATCCGCAGCATGGCATTGTTCGGGGAAAGAGTAACCATTGCGACTGTTTCCCCCAATATGAACTGCTTCCTGTCCAGGATTTGACCACCTATTGGGACATTTGCGAATTTGCGGAACAAGTGCTGGAACAGTTTGGTTGGGCCAGCGCTGAAGACGACATCCTCACGGGGGATTGCTTCATCCTGAGTCGGGCTGTCATTGATGCCATTGGCTCAGTGGATCGGCAGTATTTCAGCTATTTTGGGGACATTGATTATGGATTGCGCGCCCAGCGAGCTGGCTTCAAGTTGGTCTGTGCCCTAGGAGCCTGGCTGTGGCACTGGGGGGCTGGCCACATGATGCACGAAGCATCTACCAGTGGCACCGAAATGCTAGAGCTACGGCAGCGACGGTCGCAGGAAATCCAATCTGCCTATACAAAGTTCCGGCAGAAGTGGCAGCCATCCATGCCTGAGGACTACATCAGTATTAACAATTCGCTGTTGTTTGAGTATTTACGGCAGCTACGGAATGGATAGCCATTGCCACCAGCTCCCTGACTCTGCCGTTGCTTCCCGGTAACTACCCTCCGGAGAAAGACTTGCTCCTTTACGGACAATAAATAGAGTAAAGGGGTAAAGGAGCAAGCGGTTGAGTCGAGATGACTTCTACTTCTCGGCTAGTTTCACTTTG
This window of the Neosynechococcus sphagnicola sy1 genome carries:
- a CDS encoding HEAT repeat domain-containing protein; the encoded protein is MDPEVARQAAIALGRWGTGAAVTMLMQRLKAVGTTIELEIEIVRALGWIGTAKALEALGHSLTLDHPSDRSILLSQEIVNILGRVTPDLKAAAAAILISGLQSNTPSFQHPRIRQLAALALGQLGAIQGLEPLIQLLADADLGVRLHTITALKQVGTPETIYQQLQAHLAAVNLSAALHQGITEALKEW
- a CDS encoding HEAT repeat domain-containing protein, which produces MTDLLADPSTRCLGVRSLAYLGQPATIPALLSVIEDEDVTVRTLAIEALSYLQDPRVPEVLLRSLSDAAAAVRQVAVQGLGVRPYLATHLDRLQILGGAALGHGSRGCSSSSDRPGALGNGCSCDNADAAAKGRGDDHRT
- a CDS encoding glycosyltransferase family 2 protein, which gives rise to MVFLIPDIVKAQQPITLSVVVPACNNPLFTEQCLNALVDTMALLEHYDLWVEPEYLLIDDHSQDVAIQRLFTDFQQAYPGTRYWDLQHKHHYTGVLALGLDEARGDRILFLSNDMILTPTFLVSTLVVSLLDPQHGIVRGKSNHCDCFPQYELLPVQDLTTYWDICEFAEQVLEQFGWASAEDDILTGDCFILSRAVIDAIGSVDRQYFSYFGDIDYGLRAQRAGFKLVCALGAWLWHWGAGHMMHEASTSGTEMLELRQRRSQEIQSAYTKFRQKWQPSMPEDYISINNSLLFEYLRQLRNG